A genome region from Neptunomonas japonica JAMM 1380 includes the following:
- a CDS encoding cobalamin-binding protein: MFYPFAALVLILVSLTAQALSVEDDAGRQVSLEQPARRIVTLAPHLTEQLFSLGVGRRIIATVEYSDYPKEALSIPRIGGAEEISAEVILALQPDLVVAWDSGSPIEVLALLESLGVVVYRASSQSLLGVSKTLSDLAVLTQQSEVAAPLIAAFNADVEKATSLYRNKRTVSVFYQLWYEPLMTANKQQMINEMITLCGGRNLFANQTEVVPQTSVESIVVLSPEVILVPEQGTPINWQERWKVWPEISAVRHQHLYTLNADLVNRPTLRSVQGLRQICYLLDKVRSH, from the coding sequence GTGTTTTATCCATTTGCTGCGCTTGTGTTAATTCTCGTTTCGCTTACTGCGCAAGCCTTGTCTGTAGAGGATGATGCGGGGCGACAAGTATCGCTAGAGCAGCCTGCTAGGCGAATTGTTACGCTAGCACCTCATTTAACAGAGCAGCTGTTTTCGCTCGGTGTCGGTAGGCGGATTATCGCAACGGTTGAATACAGCGACTACCCTAAAGAAGCGCTATCCATTCCTCGTATTGGTGGCGCTGAGGAGATTAGTGCTGAAGTTATTTTGGCACTTCAGCCTGATTTAGTCGTGGCGTGGGATAGTGGGAGCCCTATCGAAGTTCTCGCTTTGTTGGAGTCTTTAGGTGTGGTGGTTTATCGGGCGTCTAGCCAGTCATTGTTGGGTGTGAGTAAGACGCTGTCTGATTTAGCGGTTTTAACGCAGCAGTCGGAGGTGGCCGCTCCGCTCATTGCTGCATTTAACGCAGATGTTGAGAAAGCGACTTCGCTTTATCGGAATAAGCGCACTGTCTCTGTTTTCTATCAGTTGTGGTACGAACCATTGATGACAGCCAATAAGCAGCAGATGATTAATGAAATGATCACTTTGTGTGGTGGCCGCAATCTTTTTGCTAACCAAACGGAGGTTGTCCCACAAACGAGTGTTGAGAGTATTGTTGTATTGAGCCCCGAGGTTATTTTAGTGCCAGAGCAGGGGACACCGATTAATTGGCAAGAACGATGGAAGGTGTGGCCAGAAATTTCAGCTGTTCGTCATCAGCATTTGTATACACTCAATGCTGACCTAGTTAATCGCCCTACATTGCGAAGCGTTCAAGGGTTGCGGCAGATATGTTACTTGTTAGATAAAGTGCGCTCTCATTAG